Proteins from a single region of Pseudomonas quebecensis:
- a CDS encoding histidine phosphatase family protein produces the protein MGSIYLIRHGQASFGADDYDVLSPIGVEQAQVLGRHLADMGLVFDRCIAGDLRRQQHTATAAFDQYSALGLPIPALETDSAFNEFDADAIIRALLPDLLTSEPEALDILRNAAQNRSEFQRIFALIIERWLAGTYDPPGLESWLGFIERVQGGLQRILDAASNSHKIAVFTSGGTITALLHLITRMPAAQAFELNWQIVNTSLNQLKFRGREVALASFNSHTHLQLLKAPQLITFR, from the coding sequence GTGGGCAGCATCTATTTGATTCGACATGGCCAGGCCTCTTTCGGTGCAGACGACTACGACGTGCTGTCGCCCATCGGCGTGGAACAAGCGCAAGTACTCGGTCGCCACCTGGCGGACATGGGCCTGGTGTTCGACCGCTGCATCGCCGGCGACCTGCGCCGCCAGCAGCACACCGCGACGGCCGCCTTCGACCAGTACAGCGCGCTCGGCCTGCCGATACCAGCCCTGGAAACCGACAGCGCCTTCAACGAGTTCGACGCCGACGCCATCATCCGCGCCCTGCTCCCCGACCTGCTGACCAGCGAGCCCGAAGCCCTGGACATCCTGCGCAATGCCGCGCAGAACCGCAGTGAATTCCAACGCATCTTCGCCCTGATCATCGAGCGCTGGCTGGCCGGCACCTACGACCCGCCGGGGCTGGAGAGCTGGCTGGGGTTCATCGAACGGGTGCAAGGCGGCCTGCAACGCATCCTGGACGCGGCGAGCAACTCGCACAAAATTGCGGTGTTCACCTCCGGCGGCACCATCACCGCCCTACTCCATCTGATCACCCGAATGCCCGCCGCCCAGGCCTTCGAACTGAACTGGCAAATTGTAAACACCTCGCTCAACCAGCTGAAATTCCGCGGCCGCGAGGTGGCCCTGGCTTCCTTCAACAGCCATACCCACTTGCAACTGTTGAAGGCGCCGCAGCTCATCACCTTCCGATGA
- a CDS encoding hemagglutinin repeat-containing protein — MSRHSRFPRVHLKPSQTLRWAICSLITLHSGQQTFAADVLPVAGNAQLVTAQGVPVVNIVAPNAAGVSHNKFVDYNVQRAGLVLNNALTAGQSQLAGRLSANPQLRGHEARLILNEVVSRNASRINGAQEVFGRPADYVLANPNGIHVNGASFINTPRASFVVGRPEFENGALKRLTTFDSVNALNVGERGVHNSTGAIDLIAPRIDTTGPVSARDDLNLVLGQNRLRYSDSSLESSRRANTRPVDAQLLGAMQGGRITLVSTAEGAGVRIAAPLTARGDIKVTSAGNLEISGIPDPLRMRVSSTSGDIALQARDDLNLSAVDVQGRAIDASAGGTLRLDAKTRTSRDEKRESWKKKVLFVTHETYDKTTLKTRVEQFGTHLKARTDLTLKAGADLQLAASTATAGGTLRATAGRDLRLTALNDAETTRETLKHRKGLWRGDYDTTRGTETARGSSLSSGGAMTLSSGKNLAVLGSQVQSRRDLTIEAGKQVNIGVTRAARKRIEQNYEGDLVSGAFFGNKNKDNLSQDTAVGSRVGAQGTLRVQSEDVLISGSQVLGQRDALLISNSGALTIDGAESRVSSDKSNTDSKLFGLLKDHTGERKDTSTQVRSQVQSHSNLHLQSAKDLNVIGSDVQAKAELALSAAADINVLAATQRETTVTQTVRNGFSPSTSETKQQAPGIKDSNQFQAGVNYTQQQNTTTLERLTHEGSQLKGGTVDLTAGDKLRVTASDVSATHGDLNLSASSIELLSAADQTTQTHENDKFALGYYATGGMDRAGGGYTVGKEQGVQTQTTNTVKTSQLDSAGDLTLVAGQVVTEAAQLKAGQDLTINAGSVENRAVSDSTVETEQVSRWTASIGGNVEYKDVTRPVQKVVDGVDQSKFYQPSVLDALDPPNLGVDLAFNALETGAEKGVSTAVVTTLEGASVKVQVDGALVDTGTRYVANAGSVSINADSHAFTAAENRTWQRDTGTDADVSLRLYTTTGRDINGRILGVGGSFDLAGATGTAVPGSLEATHGISVQLGSDGRYEGTRFNAGLGDLKVHTPGSLTFDEARNWQRSGEGTLSGFGWLEVGSSPASSKKANAGGQLDKAELTVEDSQGRAASLVAAGLTEISAGQDLTLHGTQVGAADGGNVSLTAGNRLEFLAGIDTHTADGNSLGGGGRASVKGSRSDTANSKSGSAGAQFSLADVNERSTVQRSGSLDSSGRVRLQAGSVRLQGVQGQARAFELAATQGQLLLESALTHEQRNNRSIAGGLGLSGSRGSDAASNGAGLFARAKGGVDTLNSQTHTNTRLQADRIQLDSRGDTRLLGAVVTAHDVSGTVGGDLIVQSRQDQVTGLKVQVDTQLTTEKNPAGTVDKLSVASGPLAGKLKSGSKNLYEKTADKARTLKDKLTGRTAAAPSGSPASGAADSGSALKNLLFQNPAHRSTTPTLLVDVTRLSNDTVAQASGISGRDGVALQVGGEVELTGARIRSSDGGVTLGGANVTTHDVRGRDTRTDFSLNVSTSPEQLSKALYAQFTDSADPQRQRDEQFNLGLLRGGGHDQSQWLTSGIDQRLR; from the coding sequence ATGAGCCGTCATTCTCGATTTCCCCGCGTTCACCTCAAACCCTCCCAGACCCTGCGCTGGGCAATCTGCAGCCTGATCACCCTTCACTCAGGGCAACAAACCTTCGCCGCCGACGTGCTACCGGTGGCCGGCAATGCGCAGCTTGTCACCGCACAGGGCGTGCCGGTGGTGAACATCGTCGCGCCCAACGCGGCCGGGGTCTCCCACAACAAATTTGTCGACTACAACGTCCAGCGTGCAGGCCTGGTGCTGAACAACGCATTGACCGCGGGCCAGTCGCAACTGGCCGGGCGGCTGTCGGCCAACCCACAGTTGCGCGGGCACGAGGCACGCTTGATTCTGAATGAAGTGGTCAGCCGCAACGCCTCCCGCATCAATGGCGCACAGGAAGTGTTCGGCCGCCCCGCCGACTACGTCCTGGCCAACCCCAATGGCATCCACGTCAATGGCGCCAGCTTCATCAATACACCGCGCGCCAGCTTTGTGGTGGGACGCCCGGAGTTCGAGAACGGTGCGCTCAAGCGCCTCACCACGTTCGATAGCGTCAACGCGCTGAACGTCGGCGAGCGAGGTGTGCACAACAGCACCGGCGCTATCGACCTGATTGCCCCGCGCATCGACACCACCGGGCCTGTCAGCGCACGAGACGACCTCAACCTGGTCCTCGGACAGAACCGCCTGCGCTACAGCGACAGCAGCCTTGAAAGCAGCCGCCGGGCCAACACGCGCCCGGTGGATGCGCAACTGCTGGGCGCCATGCAAGGCGGGCGTATCACGCTGGTCAGTACTGCCGAAGGCGCCGGGGTCAGGATCGCCGCGCCGCTGACGGCACGCGGCGATATCAAGGTCACCTCAGCCGGCAATCTGGAAATCTCCGGCATTCCCGACCCCCTGCGTATGCGGGTCAGCAGCACCTCCGGCGATATTGCGCTGCAGGCTCGGGATGACCTGAACTTGTCGGCGGTAGACGTGCAGGGCCGCGCCATCGATGCGAGCGCCGGGGGCACCCTGCGGCTTGACGCGAAAACCCGCACTAGCCGGGACGAGAAACGTGAGTCCTGGAAAAAGAAGGTGCTGTTCGTCACCCACGAAACCTACGACAAAACGACCCTGAAAACCCGCGTCGAGCAATTCGGCACCCACCTCAAGGCGCGCACCGACCTGACGCTCAAGGCCGGCGCAGACCTGCAGCTGGCCGCCTCCACCGCGACCGCCGGCGGCACCTTGCGCGCCACGGCCGGCCGGGACCTGCGCCTGACCGCACTGAACGACGCTGAGACCACACGCGAAACGCTCAAGCACCGCAAAGGCCTGTGGCGCGGCGACTACGACACCACCCGCGGCACCGAGACCGCGCGCGGCAGCAGCCTCTCGAGCGGCGGCGCGATGACCCTCAGCAGTGGCAAAAACCTTGCCGTGCTCGGCAGCCAGGTGCAGAGCCGGCGCGACCTGACCATCGAGGCCGGGAAACAGGTCAACATCGGCGTAACACGGGCCGCCCGCAAGCGCATTGAGCAGAACTACGAAGGCGACCTGGTCTCCGGCGCGTTCTTCGGCAATAAAAACAAGGACAACCTCTCGCAGGACACAGCGGTCGGCAGCCGCGTCGGCGCCCAAGGTACGCTGCGCGTGCAGTCCGAGGATGTGCTGATCAGCGGCAGCCAGGTGCTCGGCCAACGCGATGCGCTGCTGATCAGCAACAGCGGCGCCTTGACGATTGACGGTGCCGAGAGCCGGGTGAGCTCGGACAAATCCAATACCGACAGCAAACTGTTCGGCTTGCTCAAGGATCACACCGGCGAGCGAAAAGACACCAGTACTCAGGTGCGCAGCCAGGTGCAATCGCACAGCAACCTGCACCTGCAAAGCGCCAAAGACCTGAACGTGATCGGCTCCGATGTCCAGGCAAAGGCCGAACTGGCGTTGAGCGCCGCCGCAGATATCAATGTGCTGGCAGCCACCCAGCGCGAGACCACCGTCACCCAGACCGTGCGCAATGGTTTTTCCCCCTCCACCAGCGAGACCAAACAGCAAGCCCCCGGCATCAAGGACTCCAATCAGTTCCAGGCGGGCGTCAATTACACTCAACAGCAGAACACCACCACCCTGGAGCGGCTGACCCATGAGGGCAGTCAACTCAAAGGCGGCACGGTGGACCTTACCGCAGGCGATAAGCTGCGCGTCACGGCCTCTGACGTCAGCGCAACCCACGGCGACTTGAACCTGAGCGCCTCATCCATTGAGTTGCTCAGCGCCGCCGACCAGACCACGCAGACCCATGAAAACGACAAGTTTGCCCTTGGCTATTACGCCACCGGTGGCATGGACCGTGCGGGCGGCGGTTACACCGTCGGCAAGGAGCAAGGGGTGCAAACCCAGACCACCAATACCGTCAAGACAAGCCAATTGGACAGCGCGGGCGATCTCACGCTCGTCGCCGGGCAGGTTGTCACCGAAGCGGCGCAGCTCAAAGCCGGCCAGGACCTGACAATCAACGCCGGCAGCGTGGAGAACCGCGCGGTGTCCGACAGCACGGTCGAAACCGAGCAGGTCAGCCGCTGGACCGCCAGCATCGGCGGCAATGTGGAATACAAAGACGTCACACGGCCGGTGCAGAAAGTCGTCGACGGGGTGGATCAGAGCAAGTTCTACCAGCCCTCGGTGCTGGATGCGCTTGACCCACCCAACCTGGGCGTCGACCTGGCGTTCAATGCGCTGGAAACCGGCGCCGAAAAAGGCGTCAGCACGGCGGTGGTTACGACGCTCGAAGGTGCCTCGGTGAAGGTGCAGGTCGACGGGGCGCTGGTGGACACCGGCACTCGCTATGTGGCGAACGCCGGCAGCGTCTCGATCAACGCCGACAGCCACGCGTTCACGGCCGCCGAAAACCGCACCTGGCAACGGGACACCGGCACCGACGCCGATGTTTCACTGCGGCTCTACACCACCACTGGCCGAGACATCAACGGGCGAATCCTCGGTGTGGGCGGCAGTTTTGATCTGGCGGGCGCCACCGGCACCGCAGTGCCAGGCAGCCTTGAAGCGACACACGGCATCAGCGTGCAATTGGGCAGCGACGGGCGCTATGAGGGCACCCGTTTCAACGCCGGGCTGGGTGACCTGAAGGTGCACACGCCGGGCTCGCTGACCTTTGATGAAGCCCGTAACTGGCAGCGCTCCGGCGAAGGCACCTTGAGCGGTTTCGGTTGGCTCGAAGTGGGCAGCAGCCCCGCCAGCAGTAAAAAAGCCAACGCCGGCGGGCAGTTGGATAAGGCCGAGCTGACCGTAGAGGACTCCCAGGGCCGCGCAGCCAGCCTGGTCGCCGCAGGGCTGACCGAGATCAGCGCCGGGCAGGACTTGACCTTGCACGGTACGCAAGTCGGCGCGGCGGACGGCGGCAACGTTAGCCTCACGGCCGGCAACCGCCTTGAGTTCCTGGCCGGCATCGATACCCACACGGCCGACGGTAACAGCCTCGGCGGCGGCGGTCGCGCCAGCGTCAAAGGCTCTCGCAGTGACACGGCCAACAGCAAAAGCGGCAGTGCCGGTGCCCAGTTCAGCCTGGCCGATGTCAATGAACGCAGCACCGTGCAGCGCAGCGGCTCCCTCGACAGCTCCGGGCGTGTGCGCCTGCAGGCCGGCAGCGTGCGACTGCAAGGCGTCCAGGGCCAGGCGCGGGCATTCGAGCTGGCCGCGACGCAAGGCCAGCTGTTGCTGGAGTCCGCGCTGACCCACGAACAGCGCAACAACCGCTCCATCGCCGGTGGCCTGGGGCTCAGCGGCAGCCGCGGTTCGGACGCAGCCAGCAACGGCGCCGGGCTGTTCGCCCGGGCCAAGGGTGGGGTCGATACACTCAATAGCCAGACCCACACCAATACGCGCCTGCAGGCCGATCGCATTCAGCTCGACAGCCGGGGCGATACGCGGCTGCTGGGCGCTGTGGTCACGGCGCACGACGTCAGCGGCACTGTCGGCGGCGACCTGATCGTGCAGAGTCGGCAAGACCAGGTAACCGGTTTGAAAGTGCAGGTGGATACGCAATTGACCACCGAGAAGAACCCGGCCGGCACCGTGGATAAACTCAGCGTGGCCAGCGGCCCCCTGGCCGGCAAGCTCAAGAGCGGCAGCAAAAATCTCTATGAAAAAACCGCCGACAAGGCGCGTACGCTCAAGGACAAGCTGACCGGCAGAACCGCCGCCGCGCCCTCGGGCAGCCCCGCAAGCGGTGCTGCCGATAGCGGCTCCGCGTTGAAAAATCTGTTGTTCCAGAACCCCGCCCATCGCAGCACCACCCCGACGCTGCTGGTAGATGTCACCCGGTTGAGCAATGACACAGTCGCCCAGGCGTCCGGCATCAGCGGCCGCGACGGCGTGGCCCTGCAGGTGGGCGGCGAGGTCGAGCTGACCGGGGCTCGCATCCGTTCCAGTGATGGCGGCGTGACGCTGGGTGGCGCGAACGTCACTACCCACGATGTGCGAGGCCGTGACACCCGTACGGACTTCTCGCTGAATGTCTCCACCTCCCCCGAGCAGCTGAGCAAGGCCTTGTACGCGCAATTCACCGACAGCGCTGATCCACAGCGCCAGCGCGATGAACAATTCAACCTGGGCCTGCTGCGCGGTGGCGGCCATGACCAAAGCCAATGGTTGACCAGCGGGATCGATCAACGCCTGCGCTGA
- a CDS encoding ShlB/FhaC/HecB family hemolysin secretion/activation protein — MRPFPLDIRACLLTALSIASSAATPGLAATVQANPVELRTQEFERRTREHLEREQRLRQLEREPPAPASPSAPSPVTDEPCWHTSGLSLTGNSLLDPARVRSLLQSHLTVCMSATQINQLLAALTALYVDAGFIASRPYLRQAPEDGQPLDIVIEQGFVESIELADPSLPVSLRGAFPGMLGQPLQLRDLEQGLDQLNRLRSLDLTVQVLPGTEPGGSHLRVHPRSVASRLSSIARYNNRGADTTGRHTGVFNLAYDSPLGLNDFINLSASTSLAGSTRYSRSEGIYYSLPYGYWTLALTASQAHYRYGIELPSQTIRANGQVNQYGVGLNRLLWRDQRTLLNGNLRLSTKRSRSYIADTFLAIQSPSLTVAEASLNLLRISDGIWNGTLSYAQGLRGLGADRDSQHPSPGLPRAQFRKYRLDIDYTRQSQRIERLWSSQLTLQYSPDPLPGLEQLLVTDHYAVRGFRLSTLAAANGAVWRNTLSLPRPLAEQWHISPRLGVDLGWSQYVNGADIQRVGGASLGMALSRRDWQLDLDYQRGLFGPALPAKARGFWLMELSLPLK, encoded by the coding sequence ATGCGTCCCTTCCCGCTCGATATTCGCGCCTGCCTGCTCACGGCCCTGTCCATTGCGTCGAGTGCCGCCACGCCCGGTCTGGCCGCTACCGTGCAGGCCAACCCGGTTGAGCTGCGCACACAGGAATTCGAACGCCGAACCCGTGAACATCTGGAACGCGAGCAACGCTTGCGCCAGCTCGAACGCGAACCACCGGCGCCGGCAAGCCCCTCCGCACCGTCGCCCGTCACCGACGAGCCCTGCTGGCACACGAGCGGGCTGAGCCTGACGGGCAATTCCCTGTTGGACCCTGCGCGCGTGCGCAGCCTGCTGCAGTCACACCTCACCGTCTGCATGAGCGCTACGCAGATAAACCAACTGCTCGCGGCATTGACCGCGCTGTATGTCGACGCGGGCTTTATCGCCAGCCGGCCGTACTTGCGGCAGGCGCCCGAAGATGGCCAACCCTTGGATATCGTCATCGAACAAGGCTTTGTCGAGAGCATCGAGCTGGCCGACCCGAGCCTGCCCGTGTCGCTGCGCGGTGCGTTTCCCGGGATGCTGGGCCAACCGCTGCAACTGCGCGACCTGGAGCAGGGCCTCGACCAGTTGAACCGCCTGCGCTCACTCGACCTGACGGTGCAGGTATTGCCCGGCACCGAGCCCGGCGGCTCCCATCTGCGGGTGCATCCGCGCAGCGTTGCATCGCGCCTGAGCAGCATTGCGCGGTACAACAACCGGGGCGCCGACACCACCGGGCGGCACACGGGCGTGTTCAACCTCGCCTACGACAGCCCGCTGGGCCTGAATGATTTCATCAACCTCAGCGCCAGCACCTCCCTGGCCGGCAGCACCCGTTACAGCCGCTCCGAGGGCATCTACTATTCGCTGCCCTACGGGTACTGGACCCTGGCCCTGACTGCCAGCCAGGCGCATTACCGGTACGGCATCGAACTGCCCAGTCAGACCATCAGGGCCAACGGTCAGGTCAATCAGTATGGCGTGGGCCTCAACCGCCTGTTGTGGCGCGACCAGCGCACCCTGCTGAACGGCAACCTGCGCCTGAGTACCAAACGTTCACGCAGCTATATTGCCGACACCTTCCTGGCGATTCAGAGCCCAAGCCTCACGGTGGCCGAAGCCAGCCTCAACCTGCTGAGGATCTCCGACGGCATCTGGAACGGCACACTCAGCTACGCCCAGGGCCTTCGTGGGCTGGGCGCCGACCGGGACAGCCAGCACCCATCCCCGGGCCTGCCGCGCGCGCAGTTTCGCAAGTACCGCCTCGACATCGACTACACGCGTCAAAGCCAGCGTATCGAGCGGTTATGGAGCAGCCAATTGACGCTGCAATACAGCCCCGACCCGCTGCCGGGCCTGGAGCAGCTGCTGGTCACCGACCATTACGCGGTGCGCGGCTTTCGCCTGAGCACACTGGCCGCCGCCAACGGTGCGGTGTGGCGCAATACCCTCAGCCTGCCACGCCCGCTTGCCGAGCAATGGCATATCAGCCCCCGATTGGGCGTCGACCTGGGCTGGAGCCAGTACGTAAACGGCGCCGACATCCAGCGCGTGGGCGGCGCCAGCCTTGGCATGGCGCTGTCCCGGCGCGACTGGCAGCTGGACCTGGATTACCAGCGCGGCCTGTTCGGGCCGGCGTTGCCAGCCAAGGCGCGAGGCTTCTGGCTGATGGAGTTGAGCCTGCCTCTGAAATGA
- a CDS encoding transporter substrate-binding domain-containing protein, whose protein sequence is MHHRPSVFKACVFLFAASASLASVAQAAGSKLDDVLKRGHLIVGTGSTNAPWHFQGADGKLQGFDIDIGRIVAKGLFNDPSKVEFVVQSSDARIPNLLTDKVDMSCQFITVTASRAQQVAFTLPYYREGVGLLLPNNSKYKEIDDLQAAGDGVTVAVLQNVYAEELVHQALPKAKVDQYDSVDLMYQAVNSGRADAAATDQSSVKYLMVQNPGRYRSPAYAWSPQTYACAVKRGDQDWLNFVNTALHEAMTGVEFPTYKASFKQWFGVDLPEPAIGFPVEFK, encoded by the coding sequence ATGCATCACCGACCTTCCGTGTTCAAAGCGTGTGTTTTTCTCTTCGCCGCATCGGCTTCCCTCGCCAGCGTTGCGCAGGCGGCGGGCAGCAAGCTCGATGATGTGCTCAAACGTGGGCATCTGATCGTGGGTACAGGCAGTACCAATGCGCCGTGGCACTTCCAGGGAGCGGATGGCAAGTTGCAAGGGTTCGATATCGATATCGGCCGCATCGTGGCCAAGGGGCTGTTCAACGACCCAAGCAAGGTCGAGTTCGTGGTGCAGTCGTCCGACGCGCGAATTCCCAACCTGCTGACCGACAAGGTCGACATGAGCTGCCAGTTCATCACCGTCACCGCCAGCCGCGCGCAGCAGGTGGCGTTTACCTTGCCTTACTACCGCGAAGGCGTGGGCCTGCTGCTGCCGAACAACAGCAAGTACAAGGAAATCGACGACCTGCAGGCCGCGGGCGATGGCGTGACCGTGGCCGTGCTGCAGAACGTGTACGCCGAAGAGTTGGTGCACCAGGCGCTGCCCAAGGCCAAGGTCGATCAGTACGACAGCGTTGACCTGATGTACCAGGCCGTGAACTCCGGCCGCGCCGATGCCGCCGCCACCGATCAGTCCTCGGTCAAATACCTGATGGTGCAGAACCCCGGCCGCTACCGCAGCCCGGCCTACGCCTGGAGCCCGCAGACCTACGCCTGCGCGGTCAAGCGCGGCGATCAGGACTGGCTGAACTTCGTCAACACGGCGCTGCATGAAGCCATGACCGGCGTGGAGTTCCCCACCTACAAAGCGTCCTTCAAGCAATGGTTTGGCGTGGACCTGCCGGAGCCGGCGATTGGCTTCCCTGTCGAGTTCAAGTGA
- a CDS encoding TerC family protein, translating to MEWLADPTAWLGLLTLIVLELVLGIDNLVFIAILADKLPPEQRDRARLIGLSLALLMRLGLLASISWLVTLTQPLFEVFDKAFSGRDLIMLFGGVFLLFKATMELHERLEGHVAQRSGNAAYALFWPIVAQIVVLDAVFSLDAVITAVGMVDELAVMMIAVIISIGLMIVASKPLTRFVNAHPTVIMLCLGFLMMIGFALTAEGLGFHIPKGYLYAAIGFSILIEVFNQIARARRRKSAQGVLPMRERTAHAVMRLLGGRSLAVEEVGEEVADLLGEPDAAQGPLFHRRERVMISGVLQLAERPIRTLMTPRAKVDFIDLSDDRDTIRLKLMHSSYSRLPLIRNGAIDEPLGFVHKKELLKECLAGNEPNLEHLARRAINLLESFSILNALEQMRQESTHIAFVINEFGDFIGVLSMTDILESIAGELPDASEIEGPDIVEEGAGFRVNGALNLQHVRQRIGFNAIATQDYQTLAGLVMSLLDRLPVVGDRLEHEGWRLTVVAVEERRVTQVVLQPCDVNSV from the coding sequence ATGGAATGGTTAGCGGATCCAACGGCCTGGCTCGGCTTGTTGACCTTGATTGTGCTGGAACTGGTGCTGGGTATCGACAACCTGGTGTTTATCGCGATCCTGGCGGATAAGCTCCCGCCCGAGCAGCGCGACCGTGCGCGGTTGATCGGTTTGTCTCTGGCGTTGCTGATGCGCCTGGGCCTGCTGGCGAGTATTTCCTGGTTGGTAACGCTCACCCAGCCGCTGTTTGAGGTCTTTGACAAGGCTTTCTCGGGGCGCGATCTGATCATGCTGTTCGGCGGTGTGTTCCTGCTGTTCAAGGCGACCATGGAATTGCATGAGCGTCTGGAGGGCCATGTGGCACAGCGTTCGGGCAATGCGGCTTATGCGCTGTTCTGGCCCATCGTGGCGCAGATCGTGGTGCTCGATGCGGTGTTTTCCCTGGATGCGGTGATTACCGCCGTGGGCATGGTGGACGAGCTGGCGGTGATGATGATCGCCGTGATCATTTCCATCGGCCTGATGATTGTCGCGAGCAAACCGTTGACGCGCTTCGTGAATGCCCACCCCACGGTGATCATGCTGTGTCTGGGCTTTCTGATGATGATCGGCTTCGCCCTGACCGCCGAAGGCCTGGGCTTTCATATTCCGAAGGGCTACCTGTATGCGGCCATCGGCTTCTCGATTCTGATCGAAGTGTTCAACCAGATTGCCCGCGCCCGTCGCAGGAAATCGGCGCAGGGCGTGCTGCCGATGCGTGAGCGCACCGCCCATGCGGTCATGCGCCTGTTGGGCGGCCGCAGCTTGGCGGTGGAAGAGGTCGGTGAAGAGGTTGCCGATCTGCTGGGCGAACCGGACGCGGCGCAAGGTCCGCTGTTCCACCGACGCGAGCGGGTCATGATCAGCGGCGTACTGCAATTGGCCGAGCGACCGATCCGCACGCTGATGACACCGCGGGCCAAGGTCGACTTCATCGATCTGTCGGACGATCGCGACACTATTCGCCTGAAACTGATGCATTCGTCCTATTCCCGGCTGCCGTTGATCCGTAACGGTGCCATTGATGAGCCATTAGGCTTTGTGCACAAGAAGGAACTGCTCAAGGAATGCCTGGCTGGTAACGAGCCGAACCTTGAGCACCTGGCGCGCCGGGCGATCAATCTGTTGGAGAGTTTTTCGATCCTCAATGCATTGGAGCAGATGCGCCAGGAGTCGACCCACATCGCGTTTGTGATCAACGAATTCGGTGATTTTATCGGCGTACTGAGCATGACCGACATTCTTGAGTCGATCGCAGGCGAACTGCCGGATGCCAGCGAAATTGAAGGCCCGGACATTGTTGAAGAAGGCGCGGGCTTTCGCGTCAACGGCGCGCTGAATCTGCAGCACGTGCGCCAACGCATCGGCTTCAACGCCATCGCTACCCAGGATTACCAGACCTTGGCGGGATTGGTGATGAGCCTGCTCGATCGTCTGCCCGTGGTGGGCGACCGGCTGGAGCATGAGGGTTGGCGTTTGACGGTGGTCGCGGTAGAAGAGCGGCGGGTGACGCAAGTGGTTTTGCAACCTTGCGACGTGAATAGTGTTTGA
- the sohB gene encoding protease SohB, with translation MEFLAEYASFLAKTVTLVVAILVVLISFAALRSKGRRKSAGQLQVSKLNDFYKGLRERLESSLLDKDQLKALRKSEGKAEKKKGKQKAEAKPRVFVLDFDGDIKASATESLRHEITALLSLATPKDEVVLRLESGGGMVHSYGLASSQLARIRQAGVPLTVCIDKVAASGGYMMACIGEKIISAPFAILGSIGVVAQLPNVNRLLKKHDIDFEVLTAGEYKRTLTVFGENTEKGREKFQEDLDITHQLFKNFVSRYRPQLAIDEVATGEVWLGVAALDKQLVDELQTSDEYLATKAKTAEVFHLHYAERKSLQERVGLAASGSVDRVLLTWWSRLTQQRFW, from the coding sequence ATGGAGTTTCTTGCCGAGTACGCAAGTTTTCTAGCTAAAACCGTCACCCTGGTGGTCGCCATTCTGGTGGTGCTGATCAGCTTCGCGGCGCTGCGCAGCAAAGGTCGGCGCAAGTCCGCCGGCCAATTGCAGGTCAGCAAACTCAACGATTTCTACAAAGGCCTGCGCGAACGTCTGGAGTCGAGCCTGCTCGACAAGGACCAGCTCAAGGCCCTGCGCAAATCCGAGGGCAAGGCTGAGAAAAAGAAGGGCAAGCAAAAAGCCGAAGCTAAACCACGCGTGTTCGTGCTGGATTTCGACGGTGACATCAAGGCTTCGGCCACCGAAAGCCTGCGCCATGAAATCACCGCACTCCTGAGCCTGGCCACGCCCAAGGACGAAGTGGTGCTACGCCTGGAAAGCGGCGGCGGTATGGTGCACAGCTATGGCCTGGCCTCGTCGCAACTGGCGCGTATCCGCCAGGCCGGCGTGCCGTTGACGGTGTGCATCGACAAGGTGGCGGCCAGCGGCGGCTACATGATGGCGTGCATCGGCGAGAAGATCATCAGCGCCCCGTTTGCCATCCTCGGCTCCATTGGCGTGGTGGCGCAGTTGCCCAACGTCAATCGCCTGCTCAAGAAGCACGATATCGACTTTGAAGTCCTCACCGCTGGTGAATACAAGCGCACCTTGACGGTGTTTGGCGAAAACACCGAGAAGGGCCGGGAGAAGTTCCAGGAGGATCTGGACATTACCCATCAACTGTTCAAGAACTTTGTCTCGCGTTATCGCCCGCAACTGGCCATCGACGAAGTGGCGACCGGCGAAGTGTGGCTGGGTGTGGCTGCGTTGGATAAACAGCTGGTTGATGAACTGCAGACCAGCGATGAATACCTGGCGACGAAGGCGAAGACGGCCGAGGTGTTTCATTTGCACTATGCCGAGCGCAAGAGTTTGCAGGAGCGCGTGGGGTTGGCGGCGAGCGGGTCGGTGGATCGAGTGTTGTTGACGTGGTGGAGTCGGTTGACTCAGCAGCGCTTTTGGTAA